From Streptomyces sp. 6-11-2, one genomic window encodes:
- a CDS encoding ABC transporter permease, with protein MNAVTPAWVRVRLRTAPGAAAALALLVALTAFLAAAFPRALDRYENAGLAQAVERATPPRTTLTVYAQVPQGPDRQREQALLPSAMGRQHTKVLGTIPRPLVADPGQSSYGVVNGTDLPVPDRWIPRPSGLPAKIRLVAPSGLAEHSSLRAGRMPRATGRVTASTPDVEAAVSAATAKSLHIEVGSVIHVPAVSGPALAVRVTGIITPREPDGAYWSTSPLLRTPALVQVPSDEPEPPMYWLGALLLPSEAAPALLGTVGTPLRYWQVAPETRALQAHDLEGLKGAVANLKSGPGLVQVRAATDPATQVDTDLDDILISYGRLSSGITPLVAVAAFGSATVAAVVLLMAGGLAADRRRFELTLLRARGASLPGLAGRLLAETAVVAVPAGALGLGAALLAVPEGRPGYAVLAAAAVTAVACAALPVRAVVAHRAVRVHGPREDTVSVRPSQRRTVAELTLLVIAAGAVEALRRYGVSGPSEDAGASGGSGDQLVFLAPVLVGVIAALLLVRLYPLPLRWLMRPAGRLRGAVGHLSLARAGRTSVPAMLPLLALLTALTTAAFGGSVLAGVAGARDQAALLAVGAGARVEGTEALPAGLSDRVRRTPGVRELAEVSTDYLAKAGTDLTRVPLAGVDPASYASLATSTGLGAFPERQLRRPADGPRDPLPALASPSIAEMFGKQPFNVMLGDGTDVTVRIVTVRDRTPAVIGTSFLVVDRAGLSRETARTNTLLLTGGHPDAGALRRTVGESASVHLRSEERAQYVDSPLQSGAERVYAVAVAAGAGYAVLALLLALLRTAPERAALLARLRTMGLTRAQGRRLLVLESLPQALLAAAGGALTGWATVLLLSPGIDLTVIALPSTTVVTGGNALRTDPLSLALPAAAVLLLTVGIAVSQAWWTGRKGSVRELRAGDAR; from the coding sequence CTGAACGCCGTCACTCCCGCCTGGGTCCGGGTACGCCTCCGCACCGCGCCGGGTGCCGCGGCCGCCCTCGCCCTGCTGGTCGCGCTGACCGCGTTCCTTGCGGCCGCGTTCCCCCGCGCGCTCGACCGGTACGAGAACGCCGGTCTGGCCCAGGCCGTCGAGCGGGCCACCCCGCCACGCACCACCTTGACGGTATACGCCCAGGTGCCCCAGGGCCCGGACCGGCAGCGGGAACAGGCGCTGCTCCCGTCGGCCATGGGCCGGCAGCACACCAAGGTCCTCGGCACCATTCCGCGCCCGCTCGTCGCCGACCCCGGCCAGTCGTCGTACGGGGTGGTGAACGGCACCGACCTCCCCGTCCCCGACCGCTGGATCCCCAGGCCCAGCGGGCTGCCCGCGAAAATTCGCCTGGTCGCACCCAGTGGGCTGGCCGAGCACTCCTCGCTGCGCGCGGGCCGGATGCCGCGGGCGACCGGGCGGGTGACGGCCTCGACCCCGGACGTGGAGGCCGCCGTGAGCGCCGCGACGGCCAAGAGCCTGCACATCGAGGTCGGTTCGGTCATCCACGTACCCGCCGTGTCCGGCCCGGCGCTCGCGGTCCGCGTCACCGGCATCATCACCCCGCGCGAGCCCGACGGCGCCTACTGGTCGACCTCGCCGCTGCTGCGCACCCCGGCCCTGGTGCAGGTGCCCTCGGACGAGCCCGAACCGCCGATGTACTGGCTCGGCGCACTGCTCCTGCCGTCCGAGGCCGCCCCCGCTCTGCTGGGCACCGTGGGGACCCCCTTGCGCTACTGGCAGGTGGCTCCCGAGACCCGCGCCCTGCAGGCCCACGACCTCGAGGGCCTGAAGGGCGCGGTCGCCAACCTGAAGTCCGGGCCGGGCCTGGTACAAGTGCGTGCGGCCACCGACCCGGCCACGCAGGTGGACACCGACCTCGACGACATCCTCATCTCCTACGGCCGCCTGAGTTCCGGCATCACCCCGCTGGTCGCCGTCGCCGCCTTCGGCAGCGCGACGGTCGCCGCGGTGGTGCTGCTGATGGCCGGTGGCCTGGCCGCCGACCGCCGCCGCTTCGAACTCACCCTGCTGCGCGCCCGCGGCGCCTCCCTGCCCGGTCTGGCCGGCCGGCTGCTCGCCGAGACGGCGGTGGTCGCCGTGCCCGCCGGCGCACTCGGACTCGGTGCGGCCCTGCTCGCGGTCCCCGAGGGCCGCCCGGGTTACGCGGTCCTCGCGGCCGCCGCGGTCACCGCCGTCGCCTGTGCCGCGCTGCCCGTGCGCGCGGTGGTCGCCCACCGCGCGGTCCGCGTCCACGGACCACGCGAGGACACGGTGTCCGTACGTCCCTCCCAGCGCCGCACGGTCGCCGAGTTGACGCTGCTGGTGATCGCGGCGGGAGCGGTGGAGGCGCTGCGGCGGTACGGGGTCTCGGGGCCGTCGGAGGATGCCGGTGCCTCGGGCGGGTCGGGGGACCAACTGGTGTTCCTGGCCCCGGTGCTGGTGGGCGTGATCGCGGCGCTGCTGCTGGTCCGCCTGTACCCGTTGCCGCTGCGCTGGCTGATGCGTCCGGCCGGCCGGCTGCGCGGGGCGGTGGGTCATCTGTCCCTGGCCCGTGCGGGCCGTACGTCCGTCCCGGCGATGCTGCCCCTGCTGGCGCTGCTGACCGCGCTCACCACCGCCGCCTTCGGAGGCTCCGTACTGGCCGGGGTGGCCGGTGCCCGCGACCAAGCGGCTCTCCTCGCCGTCGGCGCCGGAGCCCGCGTCGAGGGAACCGAAGCGCTGCCGGCCGGACTGTCCGACCGGGTCCGCCGGACACCGGGCGTGCGGGAACTCGCCGAAGTGAGCACGGACTACCTGGCCAAGGCGGGAACGGACCTGACCCGGGTGCCCCTGGCGGGCGTCGACCCGGCGTCCTACGCGTCCCTGGCCACGAGCACCGGGCTCGGCGCCTTCCCCGAGCGGCAGTTGCGGCGGCCGGCCGACGGCCCCCGGGACCCGCTGCCGGCGCTGGCCTCCCCCTCCATCGCCGAGATGTTCGGCAAGCAGCCCTTCAACGTGATGCTGGGCGACGGTACCGACGTCACCGTCCGGATCGTCACCGTCCGGGACCGGACCCCGGCCGTGATCGGCACCAGCTTCCTGGTCGTGGACCGGGCCGGGCTGAGCCGCGAGACGGCCCGTACGAACACGCTGCTCCTGACCGGCGGCCACCCGGACGCCGGCGCCCTGCGCCGGACGGTGGGCGAGTCGGCGTCCGTGCACCTGCGTTCCGAGGAACGGGCCCAGTACGTCGACTCGCCTCTCCAGTCCGGCGCCGAGCGCGTCTACGCGGTAGCGGTGGCCGCCGGCGCCGGCTACGCCGTCCTGGCCCTGCTGCTCGCCCTGCTGCGCACCGCGCCCGAGCGTGCCGCGCTCCTCGCCCGCCTGCGCACCATGGGCCTCACCCGCGCGCAGGGTCGCCGCCTGCTCGTCCTGGAGTCCCTGCCCCAGGCACTGCTCGCCGCGGCGGGCGGAGCGCTGACGGGCTGGGCGACCGTCCTGCTGCTCTCCCCCGGTATCGACCTGACGGTCATCGCGCTGCCGTCGACGACGGTGGTCACCGGTGGGAACGCGCTGCGGACGGACCCGCTCTCGCTGGCCCTGCCGGCGGCGGCGGTGCTGCTGCTGACCGTGGGGATCGCCGTGAGCCAGGCGTGGTGGACGGGACGCAAGGGATCGGTACGGGAGTTGAGAGCGGGGGACGCGAGATGA